A stretch of Oncorhynchus mykiss isolate Arlee chromosome 12, USDA_OmykA_1.1, whole genome shotgun sequence DNA encodes these proteins:
- the ptrh2 gene encoding peptidyl-tRNA hydrolase 2, mitochondrial: MDSLYGQVAIGVLGGVGCGLFLGWHFRARFSNSSKDNGAAMGNGSRGETATSVMGEGGEFKMILVVRSDLKMGKGKVAAQCSHAAVSAYKQVQRRNPELLKQWEYCGQPKVVVKAPDEDSLIELLTHAKELGLPVSLIQDAGRTQIAPGSRTVLGVGPGAADLVDKVTGHLKLY, encoded by the coding sequence ATGGATTCCCTATACGGCCAGGTAGCCATTGGAGTATTGGGAGGAGTGGGCTGTGGACTTTTCCTTGGCTGGCACTTCCGGGCTCGGTTCAGCAACTCTTCCAAAGACAACGGGGCGGCGATGGGGAATGGCAGTAGGGGTGAAACGGCCACCAGCGTcatgggagaaggaggggagttCAAAATGATCCTGGTGGTCCGATCCGACCTGAAGATGGGCAAGGGGAAAGTGGCCGCCCAGTGCTCACACGCTGCCGTGTCAGCCTATAAACAGGTCCAACGCAGGAACCCTGAGCTTCTGAAACAATGGGAGTACTGTGGCCAACCCAAGGTTGTGGTTAAAGCTCCAGATGAGGACAGTCTGATAGAACTGCTAACCCATGCCAAAGAGTTAGGGCTGCCTGTCAGTCTGATCCAAGATGCTGGGAGGACCCAGATAGCGCCAGGATCCCGTACTGTGCTGGGTGTAGGCCCTGGAGCAGCTGATCTTGTGGACAAAGTCACTGGACACTTGAAGCTCTATTAG